In Corylus avellana chromosome ca2, CavTom2PMs-1.0, the following proteins share a genomic window:
- the LOC132168584 gene encoding sister chromatid cohesion 1 protein 4 isoform X2, producing the protein MFYSQFILAKKGPLGTIWIAAHLERKLRKNQVADTDIGVSVDSILFPEVPIALRLSSHLLLGVVRIYSRKVNYLFDDCSEALLKIKQAFRSTAVDLPPEESTAPYHSITLPETFDLDDFELPDNENFQGNYVDHHVSTKEQITLQDTMAGVVYSTSQFGLDERFGDGDTSQIGLDLDEELLLSKVVAPGHDGVSDIDPQASVQSDTLLTKDGSYEGITEASEAIQMNGNGNQVYGLATDTKFVEYAQAPSTPGLLGEPDLASVQEAMACDDHMELDHNLTELVAGENACRKSDLHPGNKSTVNFSLGNDLNHNSVEENGCTQGNLDIKQVKPQGHLPPSADSTEQTKRIRLVSECSDGIIGVLDGPDRAEDIHNGVVIDNEPSTPFVHPDVECVESAGVRLDETVASPSCSHVTSDFEDPVRKNFSSGTSALESKGYVEDDQASPKPEILNDVDITNVVGRSCSPSKASVSNSVCPSESPERPEVVNVESLVCQEPKESETHEVMPSNQLHVLRACNSHLNQPDMSSLRGEECLAADLMDNIVSPKNQILEPAPCGEIQADFRMLDEQLHYAVPNDSQLNNLNSSGTSDFPAPEKMLSVPEGFTGKPNDLLVESTPDREDLPGGDGASAGIKLTGKKRSFTESTLTVQSLNSAESFGMTLSKRTAESIPDDDDLLSSILGRRSSVLKMKPTPPAPEVSTKRPRTATRSSVLKRKVLVDDSMVLHGDTIRQQLTNTEDIRRVRKKAPCTRPEISTILRQFFEEEIFNEPIFTGMTAKLIFLHSETFDLSGTRVSENDQGNVSSQVAKDMESSVWPNVAQESEMNQNIEPVVARSDVEAQPGDISIGNQRQVENFNFGFDVIDSQGQIKGISDVEDLKASQQEPLVISEMEIERGDVEVADAVNCSVVNGLESSPTDPVSEDICNMTAELAVRPVLMDENNDASVSRQMEVSCMSPDEKLDAQTVERDASAVDISYGKSVDAIEIVEHDAGIRIHVQSDCLSPADGVNASLATECNNLAFENGNQPLEETGNDKLEIVKELPADLVCDEQDPNFSFLCSGETKVDSTHSVEHDLDVNNASLNGKENRDCQEADLQSIMDGEIPVLDHSGVEDRKDFEDITVENDTEFLNVDDDEVAEEDDDNMPYTEETRLLENTGWSSRTRAVSKYLQTLFEKEAVHGRKVLAMDNLLAGKTRKEASRMFFETLVLKTRDYIHVEQAKPFDNVNIKPRVKLMKSDF; encoded by the exons ATTCGATTCTTTTTCCTGAAGTACCAATTGCACTCCGATTGTCCAGCCATCTGCTGCTTGGTGTGGTGAGGATATATTCTAGAAAGGTAAATTACCTTTTTGATGATTGCAGTGAGGCTTTGCTTAAGATAAAGCAAGCTTTTCGCTCCACTGCTGTTGACTTACCACCTGAAGAGTCTACTGCACCATACCATTCCATCACCTTGCCAGAGACTTTTGATCTTGACGACTTTGAGCTGCCagataatgaaaattttcagGG TAATTATGTTGATCATCACGTCAGTACAAAGGAGCAGATTACACTCCAAGATACCATGGCGGGTGTGGTTTACTCAACATCACAGTTTGGATTGGACG AGCGGTTTGGTGATGGTGACACTTCTCAGATTGGTTTGGACCTTGATGAG GAACTGCTCTTAAGCAAGGTTGTAGCTCCGGGGCATGATGGAGTTTCAGA TATTGATCCTCAGGCGTCTGTCCAATCAGATACACTTCTGACAAAGGATGGAAGTTATGAAGGGATAACTGAAGCTTCAGAAGCCATACAAATGAATGGCAATGGAAATCAG GTTTATGGCCTAGCCACAGATACCAAATTTGTTGAGTATGCTCAGGCCCCATCTACTCCTGGATTACTGGGAGAGCCAGATTTGGCCAGTGTTCAGGAGGCTATGGCCTGTGATGATCATATGGAATTAGATCATAATTTAACAGAATTAGTTGCAGGGGAAAATGCTTGCAGAAAGTCAGATCTTCATCCTGGGAATAAAAGTACAGTGAATTTTTCTTTGGGAAATGATTTGAATCATAATTCTGTTGAGGAGAATGGCTGCACTCAGGGTAACCTGGACATCAAACAGGTGAAGCCACAGGGACATCTGCCACCTTCTGCAGATTCCACTGAGCAAACTAAACGCATTCGCCTGGTATCTGAATGTTCAGATGGTATCATTGGTGTATTGGATGGTCCAGATAGGGCTGAAGATATACATAATGGAGTTGTAATAGACAATGAACCTAGTACACCCTTTGTACATCCTGATGTAGAATGTGTAGAATCTGCAGGAGTTAGGTTGGATGAAACCGTTGCATCTCCTAGTTGCTCTCATGTCACTTCTGATTTTGAGGATCCTGTTCGTAAGAATTTTTCAAGTGGTACCAGTGCACTAGAATCAAAGGGCTATGTGGAGGATGATCAAGCATCTCCAAAGCCTGAAATTCTCAATGATGTTGATATTACTAATGTTGTGGGAAGATCATGCTCCCCTAGCAAAGCATCGGTTTCAAATTCTGTGTGTCCATCAGAATCACCTGAGCGACCTGAGGTTGTAAATGTTGAATCTCTGGTTTGTCAGGAACCAAAGGAGAGTGAGACTCATGAAGTTATGCCATCAAATCAATTGCACGTCCTTCGGGCGTGCAACTCCCATCTAAACCAACCTGACATGTCATCTCTTAGAG gtgAAGAATGCCTTGCAGCTGATTTGATGGATAATATTGTCTcaccaaaaaatcaaatattagaACCTGCTCCATGCGGAGAAATTCAGGCAGATTTCAGGATGTTAGATGAGCAACTGCACTATGCGGTCCCTAATGATAGTCAATTGAATAATTTAAATAGTTCAGGGACTTCTGACTTTCCTGCACCTGAAAAGATGCTCTCTGTACCGGAGGGGTTTACTGGTAAACCAAATGATTTGCTAGTGGAGTCTACACCTGACAGAGAAGACCTACCTGGGGGTGATGGAGCTAGTGCTGGGATCAAACTCACAGGGAAAAAGCGTAGTTTCACAGAAAGTACTCTAACAGTGCAGAGTTTAAACTCGGCTGAATCTTTTGGCATGACGCTATCCAAGAGAACGGCAGAGTCAATtcctgatgatgatgatttattgTCTTCCATCTTAG GAAGAAGATCTTCCGTTTTGAAAATGAAGCCTACTCCACCTGCACCTGAAGTATCCACAAAACGTCCCCGGACTGCAACCCGGTCAAGTGTCTTGAAGAGGAAAGTGCTTGTGGATGATTCAATGGTCTTACATGGCGa TACAATCCGTCAACAGTTGACAAATACTGAAGATATACGTCGCGTTAGAAAGAAAGCTCCTTGCACTCGCCCTGAGATCTCAACTATTCTGAGACAATTCTTTGAAGAAGAAATATTTAATGAACCAATTTTTACTG GTATGACAgccaaattgatatttttgcataGTGAGACATTTGATCTGAGTGGAACCAGAGTTTCTGAAAATGATCAAGGCAATGTTTCTTCACAAGTAGCGAAGGATATGGAATCTTCTGTTTGGCCAAATGTTGCTCAAGAAAGTGAAATGAATCAGAATATTGAACCTGTAGTAGCCAGAAGTGATGTAGAAGCACAACCTGGTGACATTTCCATTGGTAATCAGAGACAGGTCGAAAATTTTAACTTTGGATTTGATGTTATTGATTCTCAAGGCCAGATAAAGGGAATTTCTGATGTAGAGGATCTTAAAGCTTCCCAACAGGAACCCTTGGTGATCTCTGAAATGGAAATTGAGAGAGGGGATGTGGAAGTTGCTGATGCAGTAAATTGCTCTGTTGTTAATGGGCTTGAATCATCTCCAACTGATCCTGTTTCTGAAGATATTTGCAACATGACCGCTGAATTAGCGGTTCGGCCAGTTCTCATGGATGAAAACAACGATGCATCTGTTTCTCGGCAGATGGAAGTATCATGCATGTCACCTGATGAAAAATTGGATGCTCAAACTGTTGAGAGGGATGCGTCTGCAGTGGATATAAGCTATGGGAAATCAGTTGATGCTATTGAAATTGTAGAACATGATGCTGGAATCAGAATACATGTTCAATCGGACTGTCTTAGTCCTGCTGATGGTGTAAATGCTTCACTAGCAACCGAATGCAATAACCTAGCTTTTGAGAATGGTAACCAACCTTTGGAGGAAACCGGAAATGATAAGCTAGAGATTGTGAAGGAGCTACCTGCAGACCTGGTTTGTGATGAACAAGACCCTAACTTTAGCTTTCTGTGTAGTGGAGAAACTAAAGTAGATTCTACACATTCAGTGGAACATGATTTGGATGTGAATAATGCTTCCCTGAATGGTAAAGAAAACAGAGACTGTCAGGAAGCTGATCTACAGAGTATCATGGATGGAGAAATTCCTGTTCTTGATCATTCAGGTGTTGAAGATCGTAAA GATTTTGAGGATATCACAGTTGAGAATGACACAG AATTTTTAAATGTAGATGATGATGAGGTAGCCGAAGAAGACGATGATAATATGCCATATACTGAAGAAACTCGTCTTCTGGAGAACACTGGATGGTCTTCTCGGACCAG ggctGTTTCCAAGTATCTCCAGACTTTATTTGAGAAGGAAGCTGTACATGGAAGAAAGGTCCTCGCCATGGACAATCTATTAGCTGGTAAAACTCGTAAGGAAGCATCGAGGATGTTCTTTGAGACATTG GTTCTTAAGACAAGGGATTACATACATGTAGAACAGGCAAAGCCGTTTGACAACGTAAATATAAAACCTCGAGTAAAGCTCATGAAGTCAGACTTCTGA
- the LOC132168584 gene encoding sister chromatid cohesion 1 protein 4 isoform X1 → MFYSQFILAKKGPLGTIWIAAHLERKLRKNQVADTDIGVSVDSILFPEVPIALRLSSHLLLGVVRIYSRKVNYLFDDCSEALLKIKQAFRSTAVDLPPEESTAPYHSITLPETFDLDDFELPDNENFQGNYVDHHVSTKEQITLQDTMAGVVYSTSQFGLDERFGDGDTSQIGLDLDEELLLSKVVAPGHDGVSDIDPQASVQSDTLLTKDGSYEGITEASEAIQMNGNGNQVYGLATDTKFVEYAQAPSTPGLLGEPDLASVQEAMACDDHMELDHNLTELVAGENACRKSDLHPGNKSTVNFSLGNDLNHNSVEENGCTQGNLDIKQVKPQGHLPPSADSTEQTKRIRLVSECSDGIIGVLDGPDRAEDIHNGVVIDNEPSTPFVHPDVECVESAGVRLDETVASPSCSHVTSDFEDPVRKNFSSGTSALESKGYVEDDQASPKPEILNDVDITNVVGRSCSPSKASVSNSVCPSESPERPEVVNVESLVCQEPKESETHEVMPSNQLHVLRACNSHLNQPDMSSLRGEECLAADLMDNIVSPKNQILEPAPCGEIQADFRMLDEQLHYAVPNDSQLNNLNSSGTSDFPAPEKMLSVPEGFTGKPNDLLVESTPDREDLPGGDGASAGIKLTGKKRSFTESTLTVQSLNSAESFGMTLSKRTAESIPDDDDLLSSILVGRRSSVLKMKPTPPAPEVSTKRPRTATRSSVLKRKVLVDDSMVLHGDTIRQQLTNTEDIRRVRKKAPCTRPEISTILRQFFEEEIFNEPIFTGMTAKLIFLHSETFDLSGTRVSENDQGNVSSQVAKDMESSVWPNVAQESEMNQNIEPVVARSDVEAQPGDISIGNQRQVENFNFGFDVIDSQGQIKGISDVEDLKASQQEPLVISEMEIERGDVEVADAVNCSVVNGLESSPTDPVSEDICNMTAELAVRPVLMDENNDASVSRQMEVSCMSPDEKLDAQTVERDASAVDISYGKSVDAIEIVEHDAGIRIHVQSDCLSPADGVNASLATECNNLAFENGNQPLEETGNDKLEIVKELPADLVCDEQDPNFSFLCSGETKVDSTHSVEHDLDVNNASLNGKENRDCQEADLQSIMDGEIPVLDHSGVEDRKDFEDITVENDTEFLNVDDDEVAEEDDDNMPYTEETRLLENTGWSSRTRAVSKYLQTLFEKEAVHGRKVLAMDNLLAGKTRKEASRMFFETLVLKTRDYIHVEQAKPFDNVNIKPRVKLMKSDF, encoded by the exons ATTCGATTCTTTTTCCTGAAGTACCAATTGCACTCCGATTGTCCAGCCATCTGCTGCTTGGTGTGGTGAGGATATATTCTAGAAAGGTAAATTACCTTTTTGATGATTGCAGTGAGGCTTTGCTTAAGATAAAGCAAGCTTTTCGCTCCACTGCTGTTGACTTACCACCTGAAGAGTCTACTGCACCATACCATTCCATCACCTTGCCAGAGACTTTTGATCTTGACGACTTTGAGCTGCCagataatgaaaattttcagGG TAATTATGTTGATCATCACGTCAGTACAAAGGAGCAGATTACACTCCAAGATACCATGGCGGGTGTGGTTTACTCAACATCACAGTTTGGATTGGACG AGCGGTTTGGTGATGGTGACACTTCTCAGATTGGTTTGGACCTTGATGAG GAACTGCTCTTAAGCAAGGTTGTAGCTCCGGGGCATGATGGAGTTTCAGA TATTGATCCTCAGGCGTCTGTCCAATCAGATACACTTCTGACAAAGGATGGAAGTTATGAAGGGATAACTGAAGCTTCAGAAGCCATACAAATGAATGGCAATGGAAATCAG GTTTATGGCCTAGCCACAGATACCAAATTTGTTGAGTATGCTCAGGCCCCATCTACTCCTGGATTACTGGGAGAGCCAGATTTGGCCAGTGTTCAGGAGGCTATGGCCTGTGATGATCATATGGAATTAGATCATAATTTAACAGAATTAGTTGCAGGGGAAAATGCTTGCAGAAAGTCAGATCTTCATCCTGGGAATAAAAGTACAGTGAATTTTTCTTTGGGAAATGATTTGAATCATAATTCTGTTGAGGAGAATGGCTGCACTCAGGGTAACCTGGACATCAAACAGGTGAAGCCACAGGGACATCTGCCACCTTCTGCAGATTCCACTGAGCAAACTAAACGCATTCGCCTGGTATCTGAATGTTCAGATGGTATCATTGGTGTATTGGATGGTCCAGATAGGGCTGAAGATATACATAATGGAGTTGTAATAGACAATGAACCTAGTACACCCTTTGTACATCCTGATGTAGAATGTGTAGAATCTGCAGGAGTTAGGTTGGATGAAACCGTTGCATCTCCTAGTTGCTCTCATGTCACTTCTGATTTTGAGGATCCTGTTCGTAAGAATTTTTCAAGTGGTACCAGTGCACTAGAATCAAAGGGCTATGTGGAGGATGATCAAGCATCTCCAAAGCCTGAAATTCTCAATGATGTTGATATTACTAATGTTGTGGGAAGATCATGCTCCCCTAGCAAAGCATCGGTTTCAAATTCTGTGTGTCCATCAGAATCACCTGAGCGACCTGAGGTTGTAAATGTTGAATCTCTGGTTTGTCAGGAACCAAAGGAGAGTGAGACTCATGAAGTTATGCCATCAAATCAATTGCACGTCCTTCGGGCGTGCAACTCCCATCTAAACCAACCTGACATGTCATCTCTTAGAG gtgAAGAATGCCTTGCAGCTGATTTGATGGATAATATTGTCTcaccaaaaaatcaaatattagaACCTGCTCCATGCGGAGAAATTCAGGCAGATTTCAGGATGTTAGATGAGCAACTGCACTATGCGGTCCCTAATGATAGTCAATTGAATAATTTAAATAGTTCAGGGACTTCTGACTTTCCTGCACCTGAAAAGATGCTCTCTGTACCGGAGGGGTTTACTGGTAAACCAAATGATTTGCTAGTGGAGTCTACACCTGACAGAGAAGACCTACCTGGGGGTGATGGAGCTAGTGCTGGGATCAAACTCACAGGGAAAAAGCGTAGTTTCACAGAAAGTACTCTAACAGTGCAGAGTTTAAACTCGGCTGAATCTTTTGGCATGACGCTATCCAAGAGAACGGCAGAGTCAATtcctgatgatgatgatttattgTCTTCCATCTTAG TAGGAAGAAGATCTTCCGTTTTGAAAATGAAGCCTACTCCACCTGCACCTGAAGTATCCACAAAACGTCCCCGGACTGCAACCCGGTCAAGTGTCTTGAAGAGGAAAGTGCTTGTGGATGATTCAATGGTCTTACATGGCGa TACAATCCGTCAACAGTTGACAAATACTGAAGATATACGTCGCGTTAGAAAGAAAGCTCCTTGCACTCGCCCTGAGATCTCAACTATTCTGAGACAATTCTTTGAAGAAGAAATATTTAATGAACCAATTTTTACTG GTATGACAgccaaattgatatttttgcataGTGAGACATTTGATCTGAGTGGAACCAGAGTTTCTGAAAATGATCAAGGCAATGTTTCTTCACAAGTAGCGAAGGATATGGAATCTTCTGTTTGGCCAAATGTTGCTCAAGAAAGTGAAATGAATCAGAATATTGAACCTGTAGTAGCCAGAAGTGATGTAGAAGCACAACCTGGTGACATTTCCATTGGTAATCAGAGACAGGTCGAAAATTTTAACTTTGGATTTGATGTTATTGATTCTCAAGGCCAGATAAAGGGAATTTCTGATGTAGAGGATCTTAAAGCTTCCCAACAGGAACCCTTGGTGATCTCTGAAATGGAAATTGAGAGAGGGGATGTGGAAGTTGCTGATGCAGTAAATTGCTCTGTTGTTAATGGGCTTGAATCATCTCCAACTGATCCTGTTTCTGAAGATATTTGCAACATGACCGCTGAATTAGCGGTTCGGCCAGTTCTCATGGATGAAAACAACGATGCATCTGTTTCTCGGCAGATGGAAGTATCATGCATGTCACCTGATGAAAAATTGGATGCTCAAACTGTTGAGAGGGATGCGTCTGCAGTGGATATAAGCTATGGGAAATCAGTTGATGCTATTGAAATTGTAGAACATGATGCTGGAATCAGAATACATGTTCAATCGGACTGTCTTAGTCCTGCTGATGGTGTAAATGCTTCACTAGCAACCGAATGCAATAACCTAGCTTTTGAGAATGGTAACCAACCTTTGGAGGAAACCGGAAATGATAAGCTAGAGATTGTGAAGGAGCTACCTGCAGACCTGGTTTGTGATGAACAAGACCCTAACTTTAGCTTTCTGTGTAGTGGAGAAACTAAAGTAGATTCTACACATTCAGTGGAACATGATTTGGATGTGAATAATGCTTCCCTGAATGGTAAAGAAAACAGAGACTGTCAGGAAGCTGATCTACAGAGTATCATGGATGGAGAAATTCCTGTTCTTGATCATTCAGGTGTTGAAGATCGTAAA GATTTTGAGGATATCACAGTTGAGAATGACACAG AATTTTTAAATGTAGATGATGATGAGGTAGCCGAAGAAGACGATGATAATATGCCATATACTGAAGAAACTCGTCTTCTGGAGAACACTGGATGGTCTTCTCGGACCAG ggctGTTTCCAAGTATCTCCAGACTTTATTTGAGAAGGAAGCTGTACATGGAAGAAAGGTCCTCGCCATGGACAATCTATTAGCTGGTAAAACTCGTAAGGAAGCATCGAGGATGTTCTTTGAGACATTG GTTCTTAAGACAAGGGATTACATACATGTAGAACAGGCAAAGCCGTTTGACAACGTAAATATAAAACCTCGAGTAAAGCTCATGAAGTCAGACTTCTGA